The proteins below are encoded in one region of Paenisporosarcina cavernae:
- a CDS encoding MarR family winged helix-turn-helix transcriptional regulator: MNRQEVTKEFIHLFRQLIRTSRADLSKLLEEFIPYNEYVFLGIVSEFGPLKPSEVAIRVNTTKAYVTMTSDKLVEKGFLERTRSEEDRRAVFLHVTPKGEEVISQMREIIVDYFDVKFVDLSETEIISVNETLKKIPLK; the protein is encoded by the coding sequence ATGAATCGGCAAGAAGTGACAAAAGAGTTTATTCATTTATTCCGTCAATTAATCCGCACTTCACGTGCCGATCTTTCTAAGTTGTTAGAAGAATTTATTCCATATAATGAGTACGTATTTTTAGGAATCGTTAGCGAATTCGGTCCTTTGAAACCGAGTGAAGTCGCAATACGTGTCAATACAACAAAAGCGTACGTTACCATGACGTCCGATAAATTAGTCGAAAAAGGGTTTCTGGAACGGACTCGTTCTGAGGAAGATCGGCGTGCCGTATTTCTCCACGTGACACCAAAAGGGGAGGAAGTGATTTCTCAAATGCGCGAAATCATAGTGGACTATTTTGATGTGAAATTCGTGGACCTTTCGGAGACGGAAATTATCTCTGTGAATGAAACACTCAAGAAAATACCTTTGAAATAG
- a CDS encoding MDR family MFS transporter, producing the protein MEHLSHKEKMTIIVAIISAQFFAAVNQTIVGNALPKIIADLGGIDYYSWVFTSFMLTSAIMTVVAGKLSDIFGRKPFFLIGIGVFTVGAFLSGLSATIEQLIIFRAIQGIGAGLIIPTAFAAVGDLFSPRERGKWQGIMSSVFGISSVIGPTIGGYIVDNLEWKWVFWVFLPLGIVAFVLIWRLFPSVERRQNETIDYLGSIVLAATLVSLLLGLSWGGTEYAWDSGVILGLFAGAIIGVILFIFVENRAKSPILPLHLFKYSNFAFSNLIGFAVGIGMFGGIMYIPYFLQGVLGYSATHSSFISMTMTLGLVAASTFGGNLITKTGKYKRQATLGLFLTVIGLYLMSTMDAGTNQFVLVGYQLLVGFGIGIGLTVFTLVAQNSVSQDYLGVATAATQLFRSIGGTVGVAVLGTVLNTSMKNKLESYDTSAIPPEAAETLAKFQNPALLLDHTQLDAIESKLPAEMLPLFNEMIHHLQDALTYALSNVFMLSSVVMLVAALLTFFISEVPLRGKAPEAKTKAE; encoded by the coding sequence ATGGAACATTTATCACATAAAGAGAAAATGACAATCATTGTTGCGATTATTTCTGCACAATTTTTCGCTGCAGTGAACCAAACAATTGTCGGTAATGCATTACCAAAAATTATCGCCGACCTTGGCGGAATCGATTATTATAGCTGGGTATTCACAAGCTTCATGTTAACGTCTGCGATTATGACAGTAGTAGCAGGAAAGCTATCCGATATCTTCGGACGGAAACCTTTCTTCCTCATCGGGATTGGGGTATTCACAGTAGGTGCGTTTTTAAGTGGATTATCCGCAACGATCGAACAACTCATTATTTTCCGTGCGATCCAAGGGATTGGAGCAGGTCTCATCATCCCAACCGCTTTCGCTGCAGTCGGAGATTTATTTTCCCCACGTGAACGAGGAAAATGGCAAGGGATTATGAGCTCGGTTTTCGGAATTTCCTCTGTTATAGGACCAACAATCGGCGGATATATCGTTGATAATTTAGAATGGAAATGGGTATTCTGGGTCTTCTTACCGCTTGGAATCGTCGCGTTCGTTTTAATCTGGAGACTATTCCCGTCAGTGGAACGCCGTCAAAATGAAACAATCGACTACCTTGGCTCCATCGTATTAGCTGCGACACTCGTATCGTTACTTCTAGGGTTATCATGGGGTGGCACAGAATACGCGTGGGACTCAGGCGTGATTCTAGGTTTATTCGCAGGAGCAATCATCGGAGTAATCCTCTTTATCTTTGTGGAAAATCGAGCGAAAAGTCCGATTTTACCACTACACTTGTTTAAATACTCGAACTTTGCGTTCTCGAACTTAATCGGTTTTGCCGTCGGGATCGGAATGTTCGGCGGAATTATGTATATCCCGTACTTCTTACAAGGGGTACTCGGATACTCCGCAACGCACTCTAGCTTTATTTCCATGACTATGACACTTGGTCTAGTTGCAGCGAGTACATTTGGTGGTAACTTAATTACCAAAACCGGGAAATACAAGCGACAAGCAACACTCGGATTATTTTTAACAGTGATTGGTCTGTACCTTATGTCTACAATGGACGCAGGAACGAATCAGTTCGTGTTAGTCGGCTATCAACTCTTAGTCGGATTCGGAATCGGGATTGGCTTAACCGTGTTTACACTCGTTGCGCAAAACTCGGTCTCACAAGACTATCTCGGGGTTGCGACAGCTGCCACACAACTATTCCGTTCAATCGGTGGTACAGTAGGGGTTGCCGTACTTGGAACCGTGTTAAATACATCGATGAAAAACAAACTCGAATCGTATGACACATCTGCCATTCCGCCAGAAGCGGCAGAAACACTCGCCAAATTCCAAAACCCAGCGTTGCTCCTTGACCATACTCAACTAGATGCAATCGAATCAAAACTACCAGCAGAAATGTTGCCGTTGTTCAACGAAATGATTCACCACCTGCAAGACGCACTAACATACGCACTTTCCAACGTGTTCATGTTATCGTCGGTTGTTATGTTAGTTGCGGCGTTACTCACATTCTTCATCAGTGAAGTCCCACTACGTGGTAAAGCACCAGAAGCAAAAACGAAAGCTGAATAA
- a CDS encoding nuclease-related domain-containing protein, translating into MLLKKKEPSVELEKMILLRNRLSTTHPTYPKLNRDIQQITAGDFGEEIVAKFIQAYNHPTKAYILHDLLLASNSDFQLDHVLVTNSCIIIVETKHIKGDIHIHDRPAHMTRQIDTGPIERFESPVMQLNRSILFLSDWLIERGVDIPVKGILVFSHADALVTSDSSDHLITKPKYVSMKLREIRIEKASLTSLQTKQLATAIMTSHKIYENKYFQSQYPYKKEDLQTGVQCQKCARFGMEKRRQTWMCECGHRDKNAHLSAMKDYQLLLGKLPNTESIMDFLQVPSRYVARRIMKKYSLSES; encoded by the coding sequence ATGCTACTTAAAAAGAAAGAACCAAGTGTCGAACTCGAGAAAATGATTCTGCTTCGAAATCGATTGAGTACTACCCATCCTACTTACCCGAAATTAAATCGCGACATTCAACAAATAACAGCAGGAGATTTCGGGGAAGAAATCGTCGCGAAATTTATCCAAGCATACAATCATCCAACAAAAGCGTATATTTTGCACGACTTACTACTAGCTTCTAACTCAGATTTTCAACTGGATCATGTACTTGTCACAAATTCCTGCATTATCATTGTTGAAACGAAACATATAAAAGGGGACATACACATACACGACCGTCCGGCACACATGACAAGGCAAATCGACACTGGACCTATTGAACGTTTCGAATCGCCAGTTATGCAGTTGAACCGATCCATTTTATTTTTATCGGATTGGTTAATCGAAAGAGGAGTAGATATTCCGGTCAAAGGGATACTAGTATTTTCCCACGCAGATGCGCTCGTCACTTCAGACTCAAGTGATCATCTAATAACCAAACCAAAATACGTCTCGATGAAATTGAGAGAAATCAGAATAGAAAAAGCAAGTCTAACTTCTCTACAAACAAAGCAACTCGCCACAGCGATCATGACTTCCCACAAAATCTATGAGAATAAATACTTTCAATCGCAGTATCCATATAAAAAAGAGGACCTTCAAACAGGAGTGCAATGTCAGAAGTGTGCGAGATTCGGGATGGAGAAAAGAAGGCAAACGTGGATGTGTGAGTGCGGCCATCGTGATAAAAATGCCCATTTATCTGCAATGAAAGACTACCAACTACTGCTCGGGAAACTACCAAACACAGAATCTATCATGGATTTCTTGCAGGTACCAAGTCGTTACGTTGCAAGAAGGATTATGAAAAAATATTCTTTATCAGAATCATAA
- a CDS encoding DMT family transporter has product MNLWKVYAILVTVMFIWGFNLPAVKFLVGYIEPVTMTAFRILLASLTVFAILTVLKIVRKPTKKELPYILAGALLNVVGHHYFLSMGLTTTTSTSAGLILGTGPVLTAVIASLMLRIFPSKLQWIGVFLGLAGVSITVLSTGGETGGLSIGQLFVFLSILSQVFSYMIIAKLAKTLDPRLLTAYMFFVGSIILFLISLIQEPGEIAKFATVPPVFWVYFFGSGMIGTAVGHMLYNYSVGKAGPSKAAIFMNLNTVFVLLGSAILLGEIITTRHVFGLILIVAGVIFGSGAAEDLWKKRKVKRTMNALK; this is encoded by the coding sequence ATGAATCTCTGGAAAGTCTACGCCATACTCGTCACCGTCATGTTCATCTGGGGATTCAACTTACCAGCGGTCAAATTCCTCGTCGGCTACATCGAGCCGGTGACTATGACCGCATTCCGAATATTACTCGCAAGTCTCACCGTCTTCGCGATACTCACGGTCTTGAAAATCGTTAGAAAACCTACAAAAAAAGAACTACCCTATATACTTGCCGGAGCACTACTCAACGTTGTCGGACACCATTACTTCCTATCCATGGGACTCACCACAACAACCAGTACATCCGCTGGCCTTATTCTAGGAACTGGACCTGTACTTACAGCAGTCATCGCATCCCTCATGCTGCGAATTTTCCCATCCAAACTTCAATGGATTGGCGTATTTCTTGGACTCGCTGGAGTAAGTATCACCGTCCTATCGACAGGTGGAGAAACCGGCGGACTATCAATTGGACAACTGTTTGTCTTTCTTTCGATCCTATCGCAAGTATTTAGCTACATGATCATCGCAAAACTTGCAAAAACACTCGACCCGCGACTACTCACAGCGTACATGTTTTTCGTCGGTTCGATTATATTATTTCTCATCAGCCTTATCCAAGAACCAGGCGAAATCGCGAAATTTGCCACCGTACCACCTGTTTTCTGGGTCTATTTCTTTGGAAGCGGCATGATTGGGACCGCAGTCGGACATATGCTATACAACTACTCCGTCGGGAAAGCTGGTCCATCTAAAGCCGCCATTTTTATGAACTTGAATACAGTATTTGTCTTACTGGGTTCCGCCATCCTACTTGGCGAAATCATCACAACTCGCCACGTCTTCGGACTTATCTTAATCGTTGCAGGAGTTATTTTCGGCTCCGGAGCAGCAGAGGATTTATGGAAGAAACGTAAGGTCAAAAGGACTATGAATGCTCTCAAGTGA
- a CDS encoding aminotransferase class I/II-fold pyridoxal phosphate-dependent enzyme: protein MSPSINPRVHEIAISGIRQFANQLVHYPDAVNLTIGQPDFPTPDNVKQAAISAIENDLTGYSHNAGLIDLRNAVSKFFYGTYNLTYNAETDIIITIGASEAIDTTFRAILEPGDEVILPAPFYTGYEPIIKLLGCTPVYLNTSDTGFVPDPKRLEALINENTKAILFNFPSNPTGVTIEKEQMDALEQVLAQKDVFIVSDEIYSLNTFEGTHTPFASYPSLKDKTFTIHGLSKSHSMTGWRIGFLMGPTDVMKHCIKIHQYNAVCASLPSQYAAIEALTNGRDNPAKMNEHYINRRDYLLERLHAMGLPVEIPKGAFYLFPSIQHLGMTSFEFCTKLLQDGGVACVPGSAFSSYGEGFIRISYAYKMDTLIEGMDRMDKFLQSLNNTRNVESV, encoded by the coding sequence ATGTCACCGTCTATCAACCCGCGCGTTCACGAAATTGCGATTTCTGGCATTCGTCAGTTTGCCAATCAATTAGTCCATTATCCTGATGCGGTTAACTTAACAATTGGGCAGCCCGATTTTCCAACTCCCGATAACGTCAAACAAGCAGCCATTTCGGCTATCGAAAATGACTTAACCGGGTATTCCCATAACGCTGGCTTAATTGATCTTCGAAATGCGGTAAGTAAATTCTTTTACGGCACGTACAACTTAACCTATAACGCGGAAACCGATATCATTATCACAATTGGAGCATCAGAAGCAATCGACACGACATTTCGCGCAATTTTAGAACCAGGTGATGAAGTCATTTTACCAGCGCCGTTTTATACAGGGTATGAGCCGATTATTAAACTGCTAGGTTGTACACCCGTTTATTTAAATACGTCAGATACTGGCTTTGTACCAGATCCCAAACGATTGGAAGCGTTAATAAACGAGAACACGAAAGCCATTCTATTTAATTTCCCAAGTAATCCGACAGGTGTCACGATTGAAAAAGAACAAATGGACGCACTCGAACAGGTATTAGCACAAAAAGATGTGTTTATTGTATCCGATGAAATTTATTCCTTGAATACTTTCGAAGGAACTCATACACCGTTTGCGAGTTATCCTTCATTAAAAGACAAAACATTTACGATTCACGGCTTGTCCAAATCACATTCCATGACAGGCTGGCGAATTGGGTTTTTAATGGGACCAACAGACGTCATGAAGCACTGCATTAAAATTCATCAATACAACGCGGTGTGTGCGAGTCTTCCAAGTCAATATGCGGCAATCGAAGCACTAACAAACGGACGCGACAACCCGGCGAAAATGAACGAACACTATATTAATCGTCGCGACTACTTATTAGAACGCCTTCATGCAATGGGTCTTCCAGTCGAAATCCCAAAAGGTGCCTTTTATTTATTCCCAAGCATCCAACATCTCGGGATGACATCCTTTGAATTTTGCACAAAACTCCTGCAAGATGGAGGAGTAGCATGCGTTCCTGGCAGTGCTTTTAGTAGCTACGGTGAAGGGTTCATCCGCATTTCGTACGCGTACAAAATGGACACATTAATCGAAGGAATGGACCGCATGGATAAGTTTCTTCAATCGTTAAATAACACTCGAAATGTTGAGAGTGTTTAG